A genomic region of Cydia strobilella chromosome 12, ilCydStro3.1, whole genome shotgun sequence contains the following coding sequences:
- the LOC134745942 gene encoding UDP-xylose and UDP-N-acetylglucosamine transporter, with amino-acid sequence MNIKAALAICMVFVGCCSNVVFLELVVKEDPGAGNLVTFLQFLFIAFCGFCTVGKFGTAKRNIPFKQYLILVGFFWTSSVANNYAFDFNISMPLHMIFRAGSLMANMAMGVWILKKQYPALKYLAIFMISAGIAICTIQSSGEVKAPRETHSDAEEEARLKFIDWLWWCLGIAILTFALFVSARMGIFQESLYTKHGKHPWEALYYAHLLPLVIWLPSAPNLIGHVKLATETAPVNFLGFTMPVQVLWLLLYVVTQGLCISSVYVLTTECASLTVTLTVTLRKFVSLLFSIVYFKNPFTLGHWIGTLLVFIGTLIFTELLQKFVALFLPAKVDDKKKK; translated from the coding sequence atgaatatcAAGGCAGCTTTGGCCATATGTATGGTCTTCGTTGGATGTTGTTCCAACGTAGTTTTTCTTGAATTGGTTGTGAAAGAAGACCCAGGCGCTGGAAATTTGGTGACATTCCTTCAGTTCTTATTCATCGCATTTTGCGGTTTTTGTACCGTTGGAAAATTCGGTACTGCGAAAAGGAATATACCATTCAAGCAATACCTGATATTAGTTGGATTTTTCTGGACAAGCAGTGTGGCTAACAACTATGCGTTCGATTTCAACATATCTATGCCTTTGCATATGATTTTTAGAGCGGGATCCCTAATGGCGAACATGGCAATGGGCGTATGGATATTGAAGAAGCAATACCCAGCGTTGAAATACTTGGCTATCTTCATGATATCTGCTGGTATAGCGATATGCACCATACAATCGAGTGGAGAAGTTAAAGCCCCTAGAGAAACGCATTCAGATGCTGAAGAAGAAGCAAGATTGAAATTCATAGATTGGCTTTGGTGGTGTTTAGGAATAGCCATATTAACTTTCGCTCTATTCGTATCAGCGCGAATGGGTATTTTCCAAGAATCCTTATACACAAAACATGGAAAGCATCCTTGGGAAGCGCTGTACTACGCTCACTTATTACCATTGGTAATCTGGCTACCATCAGCTCCAAATTTAATAGGACATgtcaaattagctacagaaactGCCCCAGTAAATTTCCTAGGCTTTACAATGCCTGTACAAGTATTATGGCTGCTTTTATATGTAGTTACTCAGGGTCTATGTATAAGTTCAGTGTATGTTTTGACCACTGAATGTGCGTCTTTGACGGTCACTTTGACAGTGACTTTAAGAAAGTTCGTGTCACTTTTGTTTTCAATAGTTTACTTTAAGAATCCGTTCACTCTTGGACATTGGATTGGGACACTTTTAGTGTTTATCGGTACTTTGATATTTACTGAATTATTGCAGAAGTTTGTTGCTCTGTTCTTGCCGGCTAAAGTTGATGATAAAAAGAAGAAGTAG